The sequence AGAGACGGTCTCGGCGTATTCACTGGTTCTTTTGAGATTCTAGATGAGATAGACGATCTTGCCTTAGACGTGCATTTCTTCCTTCTCTTTCTGGGATTCGAGACGTGCTTACGTCTCTTGTTGTCGAATTCACAGATTTTCTTTTGATGAGGAGACATAGTTTGATGAGTCAAAGGTTTGTTGAGACAACGATTCAGAGTTTTGACCGAACAGAGTAGCAGCTCCATAGCAAACCATTTCAGTTGGGTTTGTGCAGTTGAGCCGATACGGAATTGAAGAAGCAGTTAAAAGAACAGAGTTTGATTGGAACATCAAATTCAGAGTTAGTTCTGAGAGAAGAATCTTTATTTCTGTTTTGACTCTATCTCGTTTCTTATAAAATTTGAACCGCTTTGATTTCGAGAatgaaatcatttcttagagggggagaattgtaacgccccaaattaaTCTTAactgactttatttgagataatcggagttTACAGAGTTCGAGAGCCGACTTGTTTTTTAtaagggtctattttgcaaattttggatttttcaaggactaaaatgcaaatatggactttattaaatatttaagcTTGGATTTGACTTTTCTCCTTCATTTTCCTTCCCCTCCAAGACGCcttccaccattgaagacgccccaTTTCACTttcaagcttttagatttcagtttccggttgatccgtccgttagaatttatttctgaaggcagattagcgatcacggctgcgagagcttcgttctatcgtaagtttttcttcaatCAGCTAAACTTGgatttttggagatttttagaatcgattgagtttcagttatgttgttctttacagagttctgatcatttattctcagtcggttttgaaatagagcgtcgttcggatttgttatgatttttggaagcaaatttcgaaaatgaggattttgtgatttgttgaaATTGGATTGTTATCATTGTATTAGCATTGCTTTGAGTTGTTTTCAATGTTgtactgttgtctgcgttttcggtttgatcagtttatagccgttatgccgccagtttgagttttggaatatcaattgttttattgatgatattttggatttaggagttggaattgGGTTTGAATGGTTTGAATTGTATGGATTAACATTGGTattcttttatatctccttTCAGATTCAGTTGCAGATTGTGGAGTCCAGAATtgacagaattcgaatcgttgaagaattgatcaaggtttggtatcgaggttACTTTATTCTTGACTTGAATCgtatgatgtttgattgagccttttgtgcttGAAGCTTGTCCGGATTGCAGCTACGTCAATCAAATaagaggtaaaagatgacttagactatAATGGAACGagtaactcgaatccgacttgattcgagtgttccgaagaatcacttacttgcatgttatttgttttTACTTGAAAttagttgaatgagttatgattttcATTGCATTCACATTGAGCCAATTACATTTGTTTTGCGGGAAAGAGAGGCCCAAAGGAGTTATatgttctgtggactatagttgagtgacattggttagcagataTTTTTATCAATTGttgagaaacactctctataggtgcccggagtctagagaagtaaaatatgcatcatccacctcgatcgagagagtcggtgtgttggtgatattttgtcctcgggatcccaaacaaGAGAAGATAAcctttaccttgtgattatccagactttaTAATCCTGGtttttgtaacacccgaaaatttttatacgtaaattcgcatgcataattagggaaaataattatttaaaatttatatttgggttaaatgacatttatgtattattatgtgaattatatgcatgatttaaatttattttagcatttaacccgcaattattgtatttttaaatttttgattaaataagttatttgatcgcgtagacgggaccgaggacggacgagatatcaacttttgagccaaaaatattttatgagattttatgagccttaaaaataatattttatgatattttggtcaagaaaattttagtatttaattatatatttatttaagggttgatttttagccaaaattagtccctttattgacttttattaatttttaaaattagcatatttattaatttcgggatttaagtattttatcaaCATGGTAATTTTATATTGAGTTTTATtaagtattatttatatatattatgcaaTTATCTCCTAATTAACATAttatcaatctaaaaatctatttttttcaATAAACCTAAAACTCCAAACTCATGTTAATCCCCTAGCCTCCTCCCCCACATCATTCATCAGAtttatcatcatcttcttcagccCCTTAGCCGTGCCCTTCAGGATTTTTGTGGAGTTCTTTGCCGTCTCGTTGTCCCGGAGCCGTATACGCGATATTATTCGATAATAATTAGCAAGGCATGTTGAATTCTCTCCtttcaacaccatataagctatgtaTTTCGTTTTTATGTTTGTAATCATCATTTTTTTAAGGTTATATATGGATTATGTACAGAATTTTCGTTCATGGCATGAACAGTCCACAAATTTGGTTGCTTTCATgattcatgctcacgttttttttatgcatgggaTGGTCCAAGCTGATTTCCAACGTCTGGGTGCATGTGTGAGGGTCCATATGGTCGAGTGGTGTGGTCGGTTTGGGGCTGGAAGGGTCTGAAACGAAGCACTTCTTCTCTGGTGCACCAGATCGCGCATATTTGGGTTCTGAGGGAGAAGGCTTCGGTCTACCTCCTCAGGCCATGGTTTTGGGTGAGGTCTGAATGGTTTGAACCCCCTAGATGTTGgctaggattgagaagtggtttcacagaaaaatatggccggagtagggagaacgatcggatttacggcagccgctcagggctggacGCAAGCTTGGAGAACAACATGTTGCAAGGCTTTGTTCTCCTTCCTCGAACCACCGTTTGGGCTGATTTTTAGCTTAATGGAAACTTCTTGATGTTGTCTAAGTTCTAGAAGTGGTTTCATGGTCAAATATTGTCTGATCAGAGAGAACGAAAGGAATTAGTACTGCTGCAAAGAGTTGGTTGTGAGCAAAAATATGTTTGGGTTAAGTTTTGAACTTTTGGGTTTTATTTCGGGCTGGGCTTGGgctgggtggtccgggtcgggtctgggtagtagcagggtcgggtcaggtggtccgggtccgggttaggtgggccgggctcgagtattttaatttttaagtatttaatagtttaagtgtttttgggctttaataattagttagaaaattatttgggcctccaaataattttatttgggccttaaataatttatttaagttagcttaataatttttataggcttgggagcccatgaatatttttgggccagtcagtggattttgggccagtctagaattttattgtgtttaattaagttaatgggcttaaatattttatttgggcccagttaagtttaattaagttatttgggctaaaaatatgattattgggttttatttaagtttaatgggcctagatgagtgaccagcagtctggaccaacccatgaaaaataaataagttcgaaatatatatttaattatttttatgcatgaagtctattttaagtatattatgaaaaattaattaaatatatattacggatatattttcagtgcatgtattcatgaaatttcttatgtatataattatgtaaatgatgagcaataaaatattttggtggaaattgaagtatgtgtgacataggggtggtttttcaccatatgattcgttagttttactaccataggggtggttatccaccatatgattcggtagtttactaccataggaggtgatttatcaccgccatcgtacgttggttcagaagactgatcagtcgacacatgagcgtcacacttatggataggaccatcttcaggtttcaaaagcattgctcaattatgttatatatgatgaagaaataatatatttatgattatggttataattcagtttatgattcagcagttttattatgtgatgaaaatatttccatccatgctcatgtacatgtatatgtattagtaattatgtgatgtattatttttaaccttgttataaaggattagacatgttgagcccctaggctcactacgcttatatggtgcaggtgagcatgatgacgtttatgTAGCTTCTATcggtggtgaggacttatgagctcacggaacagtggaccccgtgaccgtcacaactatttagtttattatgttgagttttgaaacatgttttattttattattgtttctgcatatgagatttttcaacagcattgtttattattttaaattgatgcatgaaatatttttaagaatttatttatttaatatttttttcaggttatttaagaaaaagtatgttatttttatatacatatatgtatgggcatgtatgtatagtagtattattaaaaaaaaaaaaattccgcatttattagtagtaggcgtttcagttttaaagacatgcattgcattttgcTATGCAATTGTTATTCTTGATGAATTTGTTATAAGTATGTTTTGGCACTGTTATGACTCGAATTAAGAGTTGAAAGGAAATTTCtgaaccatgttatgttatggccctgatgcggtggataataataaccgttccatgacctcaccccttagagggattacatataggggactgattagttagccacgaataatgagaggaatttcagtgtctggccaaaatatgtaaatcatgtCTATTTTGTTATGATGATGATTTTTATGCTATGTTATGCTTTCTTGGAACATGAAAGAAATGTTTGTGTAATGGAAAATATTACTAAGttttgagataaatatatatgtatatatttgatatgatcgatcggcccccacttgatgagtgttttccaaaacactcacccccctTACTTTTTCCCTCCCAGATGGTGAAGATGATGATGTTGAGGAACGAGAACAAGATATTTttttggggatggtgatagaAGAACTTTAAgagtttattttgttattttattttgggatagatacaatatatattttgttatttaagtttatagTCGCTTCCACAATTATTTATTAGTTTTTGGATTAACGAGTTTTAAAGACAATatttttggagtttttatttATGAGAAAAGACTGGTTTGCATatactgtactacgaggcttgttttttttttataatttgtgtgaatttAAAACAACGCCGGTGGCACGACTCGATCTCGGGACGTGACATTttagtggtatcaaagcccgcCAGGTTCATAAATCCGGATGGGATTCCGTACCTAAAAATTTGACGTTGTCAAATTTAGACTCAAGCCTAGCATATCCTGACCCGAACCGACCCTCTGAGTCAAACTCATACTTTGTAGGATCAGGGACGCTTTTTCGGTCGTTTGAACACTCGAATTCGCGTTTTTGCTATTTTTGGAAATGTTTATTTTGTCTATAACTTTTCGTGGGAAACTCGGAATTTGATTCCGTCGATTGTCTCATACTCTTTGTGATCAGTAGTTTCAATCTTTGGaaatatctcaaaaaaaaaaaattggaaaatttGCCTAAAAATCTTGTTCTATATCAATTTTGCCTGAAGATTCATTACTTTGAATTCTAACTTTGAACCCATTCCACATTCCTCTCTATTCTAGGAAGATGGCTTGCACCAAAGTTACGGCTCGCAAAAACGTTGTGCAAATCAATTAGGATCATGTTATCGAATCATTGAGGTTTTTGATATACGTGAAACAATACGAGAAAGAGGAAATGATGGAAAAAATGAAGACGCTAAAGGCTAACAAGAGCGAGATGGAGGAGCTTCAGGACCACCTTGAATCCGATGTGGAAAGGTTTGCATATTTTACCTCAATAAGGAGGAGACGGAACACGATGAAACAAAGAAGGAACTAGCATCTGACCTAGCTAACGTGAAAGAACTTCAAGCCATACTCCTTGAGGAGGCACGCTAAGAGGCACTAAGGCGTCAAGAGTCGGGAATCCGTATCCAAGGTTTACAAAATCAAGTGCAAGAGCTGCAACACACTATGCAAAACCTTGAGGCGTAGAATTTAGCCACACTCGAGTACATTGATCAGCTCCATATGGCAGCCTTTGCGGGAGATGAGGACCCCGAAGACGTTCCGGTAGAAGATGAAGCTGCGGGCGATGGAGAAATCATAGATTAGACTATCACCTAGCTTTGTCCTTTTTTTCAGCACTGTTTTTATTCAGCATGGTTCTGATATCTTGGTATTTTGAGACTTGACTTGTTTTGTTTACCTTCATGACATTTtggaaatcaataaaataattttatcctTTGGATTATTTATTGATTCATTTATTCCGCTATTTCCTTTCTTCTTAAATATCTTATTTCGACAAACTCTTAGAACTTTTTTACAGTAGGAAATGGCTGGAGAACCCCCTAGAAGTTCACGCAACAACAATCGTGGGTATAATGCGAATCCACCCCCTCCACGAGTCAATCTTAGCAGAGAGGACCTTACGACTATTGCAGCAATAGTGGCAACGACTCTCCAAGGGATGGGAAACACCAACGGAAATGGCAATGGCAATCCgccacctccaccacctgctcAGAATGGAGTAAAATTTCATTATGAATCTCTTCGCAAGAATCGAACTGAAAAGTTCAAGGGAGATTCCGACCCAGAAGTGGGACAAAATTggatgaagaagatggaggacAAACTGCGGTTACTCAAAGTACCTGAAGCACTTAAAGTGGATGCGACAATTCCTTTTCTTGAGGACAAAGCCAGGAAATGGTGGGAAGCCGTTTCACCCGCTATGTTAGTTGCGGGACCAATCACATGGCAGCAATTCCGTACCGCGTTTCTGAAGAAATACTTTCCAGCTGAAGTTAAAATGCAGAAGCTGAGCGATTTTGAGAATCTCACACAAACTTCGGACATGACAATGGTGGAATATACTTCCAAGTTTAATGAGCTTGGGTCCTATGCCCCAACAATTATGGGAGATGACGATCTGAAGTTGAACCGTTTAAAGAAGGGGTTGAACAGCCGTATACAGTTGGCATTAGTAGTTTATCAGCCTGCCATCTTTGCTGACTTGATGGGAGCGGCCATCCGAGCTGAATCGGATATCAAGCGCCGTGAGAATGACTTCCACAACAAACGACCTCTGACGGGCCAATCTTCTTAGAACGGGAAAATGTCCAAGCATCCAAACCAGTCTGGTGAATCGTTCAAGGAGAGTTATCCTGCTTCAAACCATCCCCAGATCAAGCTATGCCCCACCTGCAACCTTCGACATGAAGGGGAATGTCGTCGGAACAATGGCGCCTGTTTCAACTGTGGAAAAATAGAACACCAAATTGCTCAATGTCCCAAAACCATGAAGCAAGGACAGAACCAAATACTAGTGGTACTACTCAAGGTCAACCAAAGAAAGCTAAACCcaatcactacaacaaaaatgggaaacgacaacggatataatccGATGTCGTAGGTGTCAAAAAACCGTTGTACTTTAAGGTGTTGTCGAAAatataatccgttgtcgttgctttcaaaagacaacggattttatctgtTGTCTTTTCCGtgaaacgacaacggtttttatccgttgtcgtatatCGAACTTTTAACAACACCGAAAAttacaacaattttaaaatgacaaagacaacggattttatccgttgtcatttctcaaataaaaaaaaattaattttaatatacaaattttcaatattataaatgaaacaaaatttaaaatttctaaaataaaatttaatatacaatttttcaatattacaaatcaatattctaATTCCAAATTCTAAATCAATCAACACTAGAAAATATATAGATCAAGTTATGAActaatctatataaattaactcGGAACTTTCCTATACATCGAGTTATAAACAaatctatataaattaacttgAAACACTCCTTCTAGATTAACATGCATCCACCATTATCCCTTGCATCCCGACTATCTGCACAAGCAGACGAATTCAGGTAGTAGAAAAGATGTCAAAATTCTGGAATTCGAATCCATAAAACGAAAATGCTGGGAAGACTTGATGGTAAAGTTCCAATACAGTGATCCAAACAATCAGCATATGACTGTACCATCATAAAAGACAAACAAAGAATCGAACTAAGCAACAAAGACCGTGTGACATCCCTGGCAAAATAGTACTTATAAATAATGATGGAATTGAAGCTGCGGGAAGCTGAAACTTTAAGAAATGCAGATATGGCACTACTCGACGCTAAGAAAAGATGAATCTAGCATATAAATGATGGATTTCTTTACCAGTAACATGTCTGCATGTATTTATGCAGCTGTTTATATGTTTGAACTCATTTGTTCAAACCGCAAACTAGAAAGCAAAAACCTCAAGTAAAGCAAGAAACAAATAACAGAGAGAGACGAGAAATGTACAAAAAAGTATGAAGGATTTACAAGAAGACTGCTGCTTAGAGAATTCTCGATCCACTGTTATTGGAGTGCAATCTGCAAAAACACAAAAGGAACTGAGCAAAATAGAAGTGAAAAAGAAGCATGACAGGAAGTCCTATTAATGAAAATGTCTCTAAAttaattatgttattatatgcTAAAAATTCTAGAATGAGAACAAATGTAAGAGCATATGGTATGATATGAGTCAAACCAAAAAGACTAGATGTGAATGAATATAAATCATGTCTCCACCCTtccattttatatatattcaatttttctctcttcaatGTCAGTTGCATTAATTCTTTAcatattaaataacaaaatggtTTACTGACACTTCATGTAGATGTCAAAAGGCGAGAAAACTATTGCAGGACAATAAAACATTATATTTGGAGCAAAAAGTTGAACATCGAACTCTAGGCAATAGAAAACATCTAAAGTCAAACTCCACCTTGTTCGATAAATCCTTGCTGCAATTGAGCCTGCTCTGAGTCATTTCCAACAACATTCCtgttaaaaaattaaaagcaaTGAAAATGGGAACAAAATTAATCCAACATTTTTGCAAAGAAAAAGGAATAATCATAATTCCATAAATTATACAAGCTCATGGAAGTGACTGATTGAAACATGAGAATCTAGACGTAGGGGAAAATTGAGATTTCCCATCAGCAGGATCCCATAAGTTGTTGGACTTAGGGCTTGTCCATAGTCCATACACACGTAAGTTATTTGGAAAATCTGCAATGAACTAAATCACAGTTGCATGTGAGTAAGTGGGGTAAGATTGGCTTTGGTTATCATGTTATCATTATTCACGTCGTATATAGCACTGGTTCCCACTATGTTTAATCATTATATAAAGAAACAGCTTGGAGAATAGTTATTACTTTCTATCGAGCATAATGAAGCCTCAGTAAACTGCATTCTCCGAATCATATCTACTTCACACACTTTGATTTGGTAAGTTTTCAAGTCTAAGAATTTCAGCACCCCTCGGTACAGGGGACCAGAAAAAACCAAACTGACCTAAGTTCTAATAAAACACCGCATTATGCAATTATGAACCCCAAAAGAAAATCATTCTTAACGAATGATTTCTAAGAATACAGTTTTGGTCAAAAGATACATCAAGTGCATACCAAAATCTCAAGGCAGGGGAAACGAGTGGCGGCCCATAACAAAAATCGAGCATAGCATCCTTCCTACTGCCTACTACAATCACTTCCACCAGTGCAATCCCAAAATCCTTTAATATATCAATCCCATGGCAATGTTTTGCTAATTTTTTAATGGCATTATTAAGTAGGTTTTGATTAGATTGCTGGACAAGTGTCTGTTTTGAAAAGGCTCCAAATAAAACTCTGATGCATGtgcaatatttattttatgctaTCGTTTTCTTATTGGAGTCTATGCTTGATTTTTCTTCTTTATCCTTTTTTTTCCCTTCCTTTAAATAAATTGTCtttgattaatatatatatatatatataattatatatatagctAGGATACTCTATGGCTGTTGGAGCAAATGAAATTAAGTTAAAATTAAAGAAACATGATGTTTTATTAACATACATAAAGTATTCAtttagaaattaatttttatttctaaaaaaaatcaattatcttCAACTAAAATATCAGGCTAAAACCAATTTTAGCCCGATTTATCAAGAGAACTGAAACTAAATTAAAATGAACTGGGTAAATAAATTCATACCTAAAGCTTCAATCGACAGGTTTACTctttatttgagaaaaaaatCACTCTAATTTTGTATACAtgcttataaaatattttaaacatgacTATAATAGATGGGGGCCAGAAATCGATTCATAATAAGAAAATAACCTTTGGCTTGGGAAAAATAACGCACGTCCGAAAATCTTTGAATTATAAGTAGGAAAATAAATAAGTGAATACAAAGAGAAGGATTTTGGTAAATTTTCAGTTTCCATCACCTCAGTTAAATGCATGCAAGGGTAACGGTCTTTTCCCACATTCAATGGAGTAAGTTAAAAGCACATTCAAGCCAGCCACTGAATGCACTCGCAAGAATTCTCTGAACATGCTATGATGAATAATTTTGGCTACCTTTATTTGCTGCTACTTCTGGCGATGTGCGTCGCTGCCTCCACAATCAAAGATGCTGAACTTGAACTTGGTGATATCGAAGATATCACTACCCTTACCAAGACTGTCGATTTTATCACTGCCATTGCTCCTTCCACCAGTGCTCCCATTCAGTTCTACTCTAATTCCCCTGTCGTCAACCGATCCTTCCACTTAGAAAGGGACAAAGAGAGCTTTATTTTATCTCCTAGACTAATTACATGAACAAGAGAAGGACTATCCAATATCAGCATTACAAAACCGGTAAAGCTTACCATTGAACAAGAACTTTAAACATAAATATGACAAGGACTAAAAAAACAGGTACATACAAGCACGGTAATTAAGTTCGCTAATAAACAAAGAGGGCAGGCTGAATTTTGTAAACTTGGTCAAATGATGTCAGTCACcacaaataaaagttaaaaacaCCCAGAAAGCTATAGGTTGAGAGGGAAGACAATAAACAACAGTACCAATTTGAGTTACGTTAATTGCGTTTTTTGGCCCTCGGAATATAAGTCCATAGTTCTTGGCATGATGCATAGATGCAAAGAAGTCCGTGTAGTCCCCTTTGGCAATAGGAACAAGCATTTGGATCTTATCCTAGCACATTGCAATGGATTAAAAcagaaatattttgaattatcaaTTAAAAGTAGATTTTAAGCAGCAAGAATCTGCTACCATCGGCACAAGGGCTTTCTATTTTAGAATTCCGTTATCACGCAGAGTTGGTTCATCAGCTGCATTCAGAGATTAAACAATCAAGAACTGAAATTGCAGGTCCAAAACAACTAACTTTCAAATATAACATCTAAAAACAAACACAAGAATAGATCCAAATATCAATTGCGTTAGTAAAAAGATCAAATACATGAATATAGCAGAgaacaaaatgtgcagaaaaaACAGT comes from Henckelia pumila isolate YLH828 chromosome 4, ASM3356847v2, whole genome shotgun sequence and encodes:
- the LOC140862753 gene encoding uncharacterized protein — protein: MAGEPPRSSRNNNRGYNANPPPPRVNLSREDLTTIAAIVATTLQGMGNTNGNGNGNPPPPPPAQNGVKFHYESLRKNRTEKFKGDSDPEVGQNWMKKMEDKLRLLKVPEALKVDATIPFLEDKARKWWEAVSPAMLVAGPITWQQFRTAFLKKYFPAEVKMQKLSDFENLTQTSDMTMVEYTSKFNELGSYAPTIMGDDDLKLNRLKKGLNSRIQLALVVYQPAIFADLMGAAIRAESDIKRRENDFHNKRPLTGQSS